The following proteins come from a genomic window of Deinococcota bacterium:
- a CDS encoding c-type cytochrome has product MTPPRPFILLSVALLLVASSLTWSEGIKPPPLEAPHETSAEQVARGEALYMFYCTTCHGRQGKGLEEARTAFPEEHRFCERCHAPRNPRQLAQEAMTPEYAFSVGIAPPLWGAGALRNFDAAAFYHYARAAMPRQAPGSLSGQDYLDIVAFILAQVERLPEGAVLDERTIEAVPLGAGGE; this is encoded by the coding sequence ATGACGCCTCCACGACCCTTCATCCTCCTCTCGGTGGCGCTTCTGCTCGTGGCCTCGAGCCTCACTTGGAGCGAGGGGATAAAGCCACCTCCCCTGGAGGCGCCGCACGAGACATCGGCCGAGCAGGTGGCGCGCGGCGAGGCGCTCTATATGTTTTACTGCACGACCTGCCACGGACGGCAGGGCAAGGGGCTCGAGGAGGCAAGAACGGCCTTTCCCGAGGAGCACCGCTTCTGCGAACGCTGTCACGCCCCCCGCAACCCCCGGCAGCTGGCGCAGGAGGCGATGACGCCGGAGTACGCCTTTTCCGTGGGCATCGCGCCGCCCCTGTGGGGAGCAGGGGCGCTCAGAAACTTTGACGCCGCCGCGTTCTACCACTACGCCCGCGCCGCCATGCCCCGCCAGGCACCGGGCAGCCTGAGCGGTCAGGACTATCTGGACATCGTCGCCTTTATTCTGGCGCAGGTCGAGAGGCTGCCGGAGGGGGCTGTGCTTGACGAGCGGACCATCGAAGCGGTGCCTCTGGGAGCAGGTGGCGAGTAG
- a CDS encoding iron-sulfur cluster assembly accessory protein: MTITETAAAKAKEILGNTGKDNAAIRIYIKSGGCSGYSYGMAIDDRTLDGDTVVEDAGIRLVVDKASLPLLEGSQVDYVENMMGGGFSVNNPHATSSCGCGSSFRTDGKQAPGGEGAVGCGS; this comes from the coding sequence CTGACCATAACCGAAACGGCGGCGGCCAAAGCCAAGGAAATCCTCGGCAACACCGGTAAGGATAACGCCGCGATTCGGATCTATATCAAGTCCGGCGGCTGCAGCGGCTACTCGTACGGCATGGCCATCGACGACCGCACCTTGGACGGCGATACCGTCGTCGAGGACGCGGGTATTCGTCTGGTGGTGGACAAGGCCAGCCTACCGCTCTTGGAGGGCTCGCAGGTCGATTACGTCGAGAACATGATGGGCGGCGGTTTCAGCGTCAACAACCCGCACGCCACGAGTTCCTGTGGCTGCGGCAGCTCGTTTCGCACCGACGGCAAGCAGGCGCCGGGCGGCGAGGGCGCGGTCGGCTGCGGCAGCTGA